In Taeniopygia guttata chromosome 2, bTaeGut7.mat, whole genome shotgun sequence, one genomic interval encodes:
- the ASIC3 gene encoding acid-sensing ion channel 3 isoform X1: MRRGSEGSGEGDGLSSLRAFAHSSSLHGISHVFAYGAVSLRRVLWGGFFLGSLGLLLLVCAERVAYFLTYPHVTKLDEVAARNLTFPAITICNLNEFRFSKITRNDMYHVGELLALLNERYEISNPQLAEPHVLAALRDKANFKNFKAKPFSMAEFYNRTGHDLADMLLQCSFRGTGCTARNFTVIFTRLGKCYTFNPGGPGREVLTTLQGGSGNGLELMLNVQQEEYLPVWGDTDETSFEVGVKVQIHSQDEPPFIDQLGFGVAPGFQTFVSCQQQRLVYLPPPWGDCKATPIESDFFTNYSLTACRLDCETRYLAENCNCRMVHMPGNANVCTPEQYKECADPALDFLVTKDSEYCACRTPCAMVRYGKELSMVKIPSKASAKYLAKKFNKTEQYIADNVLVLDIFFEALNYEMIEQKKAYEVAGLLGDIGGQMGLFIGASLLTILEIFDYLYEVFRDKLLSLYKEKKRSPRSDGGTLSARPPVPGPTARLGVAPNLLPRHPALGPPPGRPAQPSPPPRRPGGWGDTPGPRGGLQASPAP; encoded by the exons ATGAGGAGGGGCTCGGAGGGCAGCGGGGAGGGCGACGGGCTCTCGAGCCTGCGGGCGTTCGCCCACAGCTCCTCGCTGCACGGCATCAGCCACGTCTTCGCCTACGGGGCCGTGTCCCTGCGCCGCGTGCTCTGGGGCGGCTTTTTCCTGGGCtcgctggggctgctgctgctcgtgTGCGCCGAGCGCGTCGCCTACTTCCTCACCTACCCGCACGTCACCAAGCTGGACGAGGTGGCTGCCCGCAACCTCACCTTCCCGGCCATCACCATCTGCAACCTCAACGAGTTCCGCTTCTCCAAAATCACCCGCAACGACATGTACCACGTGGGCGAGCTGCTGGCGCTGCTCAACGAGCGCTACGAGATCAGCAACCCGCAGCTGGCCGAGCCCCACGTCCTGGCCGCGCTGCGCGACAAGGCCAACTTCAAGAACTTCAAGGCGAAGCCCTTCAGCATGGCCGAGTTCTACAACCGCACGGGCCACGACCTGGCTGAcatgctgctgcagtgctcctTCCGCGGCACCGGCTGCACCGCCCGCAACTTCACCGTG aTCTTCACACGCCTGGGGAAGTGCTACACGTTCAACCCGGGGGGGCCGGGCCGCGAGGTGCTGACCACGCTGCAGGGCGGCTCCGGCAACGGCCTGGAGCTCATGCTCAACGTGCAGCAGGAGGAGTATCTGCCCGTCTGGGGGGacacag atGAGACCTCGTTTGAGGTGGGGGTGAAGGTGCAGATCCACAGCCAGGACGAGCCGCCCTTCATTGACCAGCTGGGCTTTGGTGTTGCCCCTGGCTTCCAGACCTTCgtctcctgccagcagcagcgg CTGGTGTACCTGCCCCCACCGTGGGGGGACTGCAAGGCCACCCCCATCGAGTCCGACTTCTTCACCAACTACAGCCTGACCGCCTGCCGCCTGGACTGCGAGACGCGCTACCTGGCCGAGAACTGCAACTGCCGCATGGTGCACATGCCGG GCAACGCCAACGTCTGCACCCCGGAGCAGTACAAGGAGTGCGCCGACCCCGCGCTGG ACTTCCTGGTGACGAAGGACAGCGAGTACTGCGCGTGCCGCACGCCCTGCGCCATGGTGCGCTACGGCAAAGAGCTCTCCATGGTGAAGATCCCCAGCAAGGCCTCGGCCAAGTACCTGGCCAAGAAGTTCAACAAGACGGAGCAGTACATTGC ggACAATGTGCTGGTCCTGGACATCTTCTTCGAGGCCCTGAACTACGAGATGATCGAGCAGAAGAAGGCGTACGAGGTGGCAGGGCTGCTGG GTGACATCGGGGGGCAGATGGGGCTCTTCATCGGAGCCAGCCTCCTCACCATCCTGGAGATCTTCGATTACCTGTACGAG GTGTTCCGGGACAAACTCCTCAGCCTGTACAAGGAGAAGAAGCGGAGCCCCCGGAGCGATGGCGGCACCCTG AGCGCCCGGCCCCCCGTGCCCGGCCCCACGGCCCGTCTCGGCGTCGCCCCGAACCTGCTACCTCGTCACCCGGCTCTAGGGCCCCCCCCGGGCCGCCCCGCGCAGCCCAGCCCGCCCCCCCGCCGgccggggggctggggggacacccCCGGGCCGCGGGGCGGCCTCCAGGCCTCCCCCGCCCC
- the ASIC3 gene encoding acid-sensing ion channel 3 isoform X2 yields the protein MRRGSEGSGEGDGLSSLRAFAHSSSLHGISHVFAYGAVSLRRVLWGGFFLGSLGLLLLVCAERVAYFLTYPHVTKLDEVAARNLTFPAITICNLNEFRFSKITRNDMYHVGELLALLNERYEISNPQLAEPHVLAALRDKANFKNFKAKPFSMAEFYNRTGHDLADMLLQCSFRGTGCTARNFTVIFTRLGKCYTFNPGGPGREVLTTLQGGSGNGLELMLNVQQEEYLPVWGDTDETSFEVGVKVQIHSQDEPPFIDQLGFGVAPGFQTFVSCQQQRLVYLPPPWGDCKATPIESDFFTNYSLTACRLDCETRYLAENCNCRMVHMPGNANVCTPEQYKECADPALDFLVTKDSEYCACRTPCAMVRYGKELSMVKIPSKASAKYLAKKFNKTEQYIADNVLVLDIFFEALNYEMIEQKKAYEVAGLLGDIGGQMGLFIGASLLTILEIFDYLYEVFRDKLLSLYKEKKRSPRSDGGTLEHPAVPGSPTAPRPPRAPGPPCPAPRPVSASPRTCYLVTRL from the exons ATGAGGAGGGGCTCGGAGGGCAGCGGGGAGGGCGACGGGCTCTCGAGCCTGCGGGCGTTCGCCCACAGCTCCTCGCTGCACGGCATCAGCCACGTCTTCGCCTACGGGGCCGTGTCCCTGCGCCGCGTGCTCTGGGGCGGCTTTTTCCTGGGCtcgctggggctgctgctgctcgtgTGCGCCGAGCGCGTCGCCTACTTCCTCACCTACCCGCACGTCACCAAGCTGGACGAGGTGGCTGCCCGCAACCTCACCTTCCCGGCCATCACCATCTGCAACCTCAACGAGTTCCGCTTCTCCAAAATCACCCGCAACGACATGTACCACGTGGGCGAGCTGCTGGCGCTGCTCAACGAGCGCTACGAGATCAGCAACCCGCAGCTGGCCGAGCCCCACGTCCTGGCCGCGCTGCGCGACAAGGCCAACTTCAAGAACTTCAAGGCGAAGCCCTTCAGCATGGCCGAGTTCTACAACCGCACGGGCCACGACCTGGCTGAcatgctgctgcagtgctcctTCCGCGGCACCGGCTGCACCGCCCGCAACTTCACCGTG aTCTTCACACGCCTGGGGAAGTGCTACACGTTCAACCCGGGGGGGCCGGGCCGCGAGGTGCTGACCACGCTGCAGGGCGGCTCCGGCAACGGCCTGGAGCTCATGCTCAACGTGCAGCAGGAGGAGTATCTGCCCGTCTGGGGGGacacag atGAGACCTCGTTTGAGGTGGGGGTGAAGGTGCAGATCCACAGCCAGGACGAGCCGCCCTTCATTGACCAGCTGGGCTTTGGTGTTGCCCCTGGCTTCCAGACCTTCgtctcctgccagcagcagcgg CTGGTGTACCTGCCCCCACCGTGGGGGGACTGCAAGGCCACCCCCATCGAGTCCGACTTCTTCACCAACTACAGCCTGACCGCCTGCCGCCTGGACTGCGAGACGCGCTACCTGGCCGAGAACTGCAACTGCCGCATGGTGCACATGCCGG GCAACGCCAACGTCTGCACCCCGGAGCAGTACAAGGAGTGCGCCGACCCCGCGCTGG ACTTCCTGGTGACGAAGGACAGCGAGTACTGCGCGTGCCGCACGCCCTGCGCCATGGTGCGCTACGGCAAAGAGCTCTCCATGGTGAAGATCCCCAGCAAGGCCTCGGCCAAGTACCTGGCCAAGAAGTTCAACAAGACGGAGCAGTACATTGC ggACAATGTGCTGGTCCTGGACATCTTCTTCGAGGCCCTGAACTACGAGATGATCGAGCAGAAGAAGGCGTACGAGGTGGCAGGGCTGCTGG GTGACATCGGGGGGCAGATGGGGCTCTTCATCGGAGCCAGCCTCCTCACCATCCTGGAGATCTTCGATTACCTGTACGAG GTGTTCCGGGACAAACTCCTCAGCCTGTACAAGGAGAAGAAGCGGAGCCCCCGGAGCGATGGCGGCACCCTG GAGCACCCGGCGGTCCCGGGCAGCCCCACGGCCCCGCGCCCACCCAG AGCGCCCGGCCCCCCGTGCCCGGCCCCACGGCCCGTCTCGGCGTCGCCCCGAACCTGCTACCTCGTCACCCGGCTCTAG